The nucleotide sequence GAGCGAGCCTTTGTTCTGGACGGTGCGGCCGGTGAGGATCTGCAGCACCGCCTTCTCGACCTTCTTGCCGCTCAAGGTGTAGGGGACGTCCGGCACGCTCATGATCCGACGGGGCACGTGGCGGGGTGAGGCCTCGCTCTTCAGGCGCTGGCGGATGCGCTGCTCGAGCTCATCGTCCAGCGTGACCCCCTCGGCAGTGACCACATACAGCCACACCTCCTGGTCATCCTCGGTCGGGTAGCCGATGACCAGCGAGTCGCGGACCTCGTCCAGGGCCTCCACCACCCGGTAGATCTCGGCCGTACCGATGCGCACGCCGCCGGGCTTGAGCAGGGTGTCGGTGCGGCCCGTGATCACCAGGCCACCGGAGAGTCGCCACTCCGCGAGATCGCCGTGGGTCCAGATCTCCTTGCGGTCACCGAAATAGGTGTCGAGATAGCGCTGGTAGCCGCCCTCGCCCCAGAAGGTCAGCGGCATGGAGGGGAACGGCTCGGTGCAGACGAGGTCGTGCTTGCGCCCGAGCACCGGCGCATTGCGTTCGTCCATGACGTTCACCGCCATACCCAGGGCGGGGCACTGGATCTCCCCGGAGCGCACCGGCAGGGTCGGATTGCCCATGACGAAGCAGCCCAGGATCTCGGTTCCGCCGGAGATGGAGGCGAGACACAGGTCCGGCTTGACCTCGGAGTACACCCACTCGAAGTGCTCCTCGGTGAGCGGCGCCCCGGCGGACATGATCATGCGCAGGGGGCTGAGGTCGTGATGCTCGCCCGGCGAGTACCCCTCACGCTGAACCAGTGACAGATACTTCGGGCTGGTGCCGAAGTGGGTGACGCCGGTCGCCTCGGCGATGCGCCAGAGCACCCCCGCGTCCAGGCCGGCCCCGGTCTTCGGCAGCGGCGAGCCGTCGTAGAGCACGACGGCCGCGCCGCTGGCGCGCGCCGAGATCAGCCAGTGGTACATCATCCACGCGGTGTTCGTGTAATAGAACATCCGGTCCCCGGGCTTCACGTCGCAGTGGAGCATGTGCTCCTTGCGGTGGGTCAGCAGGGTGCCGCCCGCGCTGTGGACGATGCATTTCGGAAGCCCGGTGGTGCCGGAGGTGTAGATAATGTAGAGCGCCTGGTCGAAGGGCACGTGCACGTAGTGAGGCACCTGCCTGCCGTCTGAATCGAAGGCCTCCAGCCACAGGTGGTTGCACGGCAACTCCGGGAGCGGCTCCTCGGCACCGGTAAGCAGCAAATGTTCGAGGCCGTCGATCCTGCCTGCCACCTCGGCCAGCCGCTCGCGGATGTCGTGAACCTTGCCGTTGTAGAGATAGCCCGGTGCCGCCACGAGCACCTTCGGGGCGATCTGACCGAAGCGGTCCAGTATCCCGGAGACGCCGAACTCCGGGGCACAGGCGGACCAGATGCCTCCTATTGAGGCGGTCGCGAGCAGCATGACCAGGGCGTCGGCATTATTCGGCACCAATCCGGCGACGCGGTCACCGGACTGCACACCCAGGGACTCGAGTGCGGCCTGGGCGTGAGCTACGCGCTGGCGCAGCTCTGCCAGATCGATCTCACGGTGGACGCCATGCTCGTCGGTCTCGATGACCGCGACCTCGTCGGGGTCGCCGGCGAGCATGTTCTCGGCGTAGTTCAGCTGCGCGTCGGGGAAGAACTGGGCGCTGGTCATGCGAGCGTCGTCCCTGACGCTCAGCACCCGGTGATTACCCGAGCCGATGATCCCGGCGAAATTCCAGAACGCACCCCAGAATCCCTCGAGGTCCGAGACGGAGAAGCGATGCAGCTTCTCGTAGGGTGCGTTCTCGAGGCCCACGGCACGGGCGAAGCGGGTCATCTCCGCCTTGGCTACCGTGTCCCTAGACGGCTGCCAGAGGATTTCCGGCTCTTTCTGTTGGGTCATCATGATCTCGTCCTCTCCCTGGAGGCCTTAGAGGAACATCGGGGGCAGCAGCGTGACGCCGACACCGAAGATCACGAAGGCCACCAGCATCATCACTGCCGTGTAGCCGAGGATCTCCCGGGCCTTGAGGGCGGTGATGCCGAGCAGCGGCAACATCCACATCGGCTGGATGCCGTTGGTGAGCTGGTCGCCGTAGCTGAAGGCCATCACGGTCAGGCCGAGGTCGACATTGAGCTGGCGCGCGGCCTCGATCAGGACGGGACCCTGCACGGCCCACTGCCCACCGGCCGAGGGCACGAACAGGTTCACGACGCCCGCACTGAGCAGCGCCGCGAGCGGGAAGGTGCCGGCGGTGGAGACGGAGACCATCCAGTCAGCGAACACCGTCACCAGGCCGGAGCTCGCCATCATGCCCATGATCCCGGCGTAGAAAGGGAACTGCAGGACGATCTGCCCGCAGGCCCGGATACCCTCATCGATGGCGTAGACGTACGCGATGGGCGTCTTGTAGGCGATCAACCCCAGGATCAGCAGGGTGAAGTTCATGATGTTGAGGTTGAGATCGAAGCCGTTGGTGGCGAAGTGATACCCGATGTAGCCAATGCCAGCGACGGCGATGATCCAGGTCAGCAGCCGGGAGTTC is from Spiribacter halobius and encodes:
- a CDS encoding acetoacetate--CoA ligase produces the protein MTQQKEPEILWQPSRDTVAKAEMTRFARAVGLENAPYEKLHRFSVSDLEGFWGAFWNFAGIIGSGNHRVLSVRDDARMTSAQFFPDAQLNYAENMLAGDPDEVAVIETDEHGVHREIDLAELRQRVAHAQAALESLGVQSGDRVAGLVPNNADALVMLLATASIGGIWSACAPEFGVSGILDRFGQIAPKVLVAAPGYLYNGKVHDIRERLAEVAGRIDGLEHLLLTGAEEPLPELPCNHLWLEAFDSDGRQVPHYVHVPFDQALYIIYTSGTTGLPKCIVHSAGGTLLTHRKEHMLHCDVKPGDRMFYYTNTAWMMYHWLISARASGAAVVLYDGSPLPKTGAGLDAGVLWRIAEATGVTHFGTSPKYLSLVQREGYSPGEHHDLSPLRMIMSAGAPLTEEHFEWVYSEVKPDLCLASISGGTEILGCFVMGNPTLPVRSGEIQCPALGMAVNVMDERNAPVLGRKHDLVCTEPFPSMPLTFWGEGGYQRYLDTYFGDRKEIWTHGDLAEWRLSGGLVITGRTDTLLKPGGVRIGTAEIYRVVEALDEVRDSLVIGYPTEDDQEVWLYVVTAEGVTLDDELEQRIRQRLKSEASPRHVPRRIMSVPDVPYTLSGKKVEKAVLQILTGRTVQNKGSLSNPESLEAFECESGRAAS